The following proteins are co-located in the Telopea speciosissima isolate NSW1024214 ecotype Mountain lineage chromosome 9, Tspe_v1, whole genome shotgun sequence genome:
- the LOC122641100 gene encoding phosphoenolpyruvate carboxylase 2, which yields MSRNLEKLASIDAQLRLLIPAKVSEDDKLVEYDALLLDRFLDILQDLHGEDLRETVQDCYELSAEYEGNHDPKKLEELGNVLTSLDVGDSIVVAKSFSHMLNLANLAEEVQIAFRRRIKLKKGDFADENSAPTESDIEETFKKLVVQMKKSPQEVFDALKNQTVDLVFTAHPTQSIRRSLLQKHGRIRNCLAQLYAKDITPDDKQELDEALQREIQAAFRTDEIRRTPPTPQDEMRAGMSYFHETIWKGVPKFLRRVDTALKNMGINERLPYNAPLIRFSSWMGGDRDGNPRVTPEVTRDVCLLARMMAANLYFSQIEDLMFEMSMWRCSDELRVRADELHRTSRKDAKHYIEFWKQIPPSEPYRVILGDVRDKLYHTRERSRQLLSNGISDIPEEAAYTNVEQFLEPLELCYRSLCACGDRPIADGSLLDFLRQVSTFGLSLVRLDIRQESDRHTDVIDAITKHLAIGSYREWSEKQRQEWLLSELNGKRPLFGPDLPKTEEIADVLDTFHVLADLPSDNFGAYIISMATAPSDVLAVELLQRECHVKDPLRVVPLFEKLADLEAAPAAVARLFSIDWYRNRINGKQEVMIGYSDSGKDAGRLSAAWQLYKAQEELIKVAKQFGVKLTMFHGRGGTVGRGGGPTHLAILSQPPDTIHGSLRVTVQGEVIEQSFGEEHLCFRTLQRFTAATLEHGMHPPVSPKPEWRALMDEMAVVATEEYRSIVFQEPRFVEYFRLATPELEYGRMNIGSRPSKRKPSGGIESLRAIPWIFAWTQTRFHLPVWLGFGAAFKQIIQKDIRNLHMLQEMYNEWPFFRVTINLLEMVFAKGDPGIAALYDKLLVSEDLWSFGEQLRANYEDTKHLLLQIAGHKDLLEGDPYLKQRLCLRDSYITTLNVCQAYTLKRIRDPNYLCKVRPHLSKEIMESSKPAAELVKLNPTSEYAPGLEDTLILTMKGIAAGMQNTG from the exons ATGTCTCGAAACTTAGAGAAGCTAGCGTCGATCGATGCTCAGCTGAGGCTTTTGATTCCTGCAAAGGTCTCTGAGGATGACAAGTTGGTCGAGTACGATGCCCTGCTATTGGATCGCTTTCTCGATATCCTGCAAGACTTGCATGGGGAAGATCTCAGGGAAACG GTTCAAGATTGTTATGAGCTTTCTGCAGAGTATGAAGGGAATCATGACCCTAAGAAACTGGAGGAGCTTGGAAATGTGTTGACAAGTTTGGATGTAGGGGACTCTATTGTTGTTGCTAAATCTTTCTCCCACATGCTTAACTTGGCCAACTTGGCTGAGGAGGTTCAGATTGCTTTCAGGAGAAGGATCAAGCTTAAAAAGGGGGATTTTGCTGATGAAAACTCCGCACCAACTGAATCAGACATTGAGGAAACATTCAAGAAACTTGTGGTTCAGATGAAGAAGTCTCCACAAGAAGTTTTTGATGCTTTGAAGAATCAGACCGTGGATCTGGTCTTTACTGCACATCCTACTCAATCCATCCGTAGATCTTTGCTCCAGAAGCATGGAAG GATACGCAATTGTTTGGCACAGTTATATGCCAAAGACATTACTCCCGATGATAAACAAGAGCTTGACGAAGCTCTACAGAGAGAG ATTCAAGCTGCATTTCGTACAGATGAAATCCGGAGGACTCCTCCAACTCCGCAAGATGAGATGAGGGCAGGGATGAGTTACTTTCATGAGACAATCTGGAAGGGTGTCCCAAAATTCTTACGGCGTGTTGACACAGCATTGAAGAACATGGGGATCAATGAACGTCTTCCTTATAATGCCCCTCTCATTAGGTTCTCTTCTTGGATGGGTGGGGATCGTGATG GAAACCCAAGGGTAACCCCTGAGGTTACAAGGGATGTATGCTTGTTGGCCAGAATGATGGCAGCTAACTTGTACTTTTCCCAGATTGAGGATCTTATGTTTGAG ATGTCTATGTGGCGTTGCAGTGATGAGCTTCGTGTCCGTGCAGATGAACTACACAGGACCTCAAGAAAAGATGCAAAGCACTATATAG AGTTTTGGAAACAGATTCCTCCTAGTGAGCCCTATCGTGTTATTCTTGGAGATGTGAGGGATAAGTTGTATCATACTCGTGAGCGGTCTCGTCAGTTATTATCCAATGGAATCTCTGACATTCCTGAGGAAGCAGCTTACACTAATGTTGAACAG TTCTTAGAGCCTCTTGAGCTCTGTTATAGATCACTCTGCGCTTGTGGTGATCGGCCAATTGCTGATGGAAGCCTTCTGGATTTCTTGCGTCAAGTTTCTACATTTGGGCTGTCACTAGTTAGACTTGATATTAGGCAAGAGTCAGACAGGCATACTGATGTCATAGATGCCATCACAAAGCACCTGGCAATTGGGTCCTACCGTGAATGGTCTGAAAAACAGCGCCAGGAATGGTTGCTGTCCGAACTCAATGGCAAACGCCCCCTGTTTGGACCAGATCTTCCAAAAACTGAAGAAATTGCAGATGTGTTGGACACCTTCCATGTTTTAGCAGATCTCCCTTCAGACAACTTCGGGGCATACATCATTTCAATGGCAACGGCACCATCAGATGTGCTTGCTGTTGAGCTCCTACAGCGTGAATGTCACGTAAAGGATCCATTGAGGGTTGTCCCATTGTTTGAGAAGCTTGCAGATCTTGAGGCTGCTCCTGCTGCTGTGGCTCGTCTCTTCTCAATAGATTGGTATAGGAACAGGATTAATGGGAAGCAAGAAGTCATGATTGGGTACTCAGATTCTGGGAAGGATGCTGGACGTCTCTCCGCAGCTTGGCAACTGTACAAGGCTCAAGAGGAGCTTATAAAGGTTGCTAAGCAATTTGGAGTGAAGCTGACAATGTTCCATGGCCGAGGTGGGACtgttggaagaggaggtggtCCAACTCATCTTGCCATTTTGTCACAACCACCGGACACAATTCATGGGTCACTTCGAGTGACAGTGCAAGGTGAAGTAATTGAACAGTCTTTTGGTGAAGAGCACTTGTGTTTTAGAACTCTTCAGCGTTTCACAGCTGCAACACTTGAGCATGGAATGCATCCCCCCGTCTCACCAAAGCCAGAATGGCGTGCTCTCATGGACGAGATGGCTGTTGTAGCTACAGAGGAATATCGTTCAATTGTATTCCAGGAGCCCCGATTTGTAGAATACTTCCGCCTC GCTACACCAGAACTTGAATATGGTCGGATGAACATTGGTAGCCGTCCATCAAAAAGAAAACCTAGTGGAGGCATTGAGTCACTCCGTGCAATtccatggatctttgcatggaCCCAGACAAGATTTCATCTCCCAGTGTGGCTTGGATTTGGTGCAGCTTTCAAGCAGATCATACAGAAAGACATCAGGAATCTTCATATGCTTCAGGAGATGTACAATGAATGGCCATTCTTCAGAGTCACAATAAACTTGCTTGAAATGGTTTTCGCCAAGGGAGACCCAGGCATTGCTGCTTTGTATGACAAACTCCTAGTGTCAGAAGATCTATGGTCGTTTGGAGAGCAGTTGAGAGCCAATTATGAAGATACCAAGCACCTTCTCCTCCAG ATTGCTGGACACAAGGATCTTCTCGAAGGGGATCCATACTTGAAGCAGCGACTCTGTCTTCGTGATTCGTATATTACAACTCTAAATGTTTGCCAAGCGTACACACTGAAGCGAATCCGGGATCCCAACTATCTTTGTAAGGTGAGACCCCACCTGTCAAAGGAGATCATGGAATCAAGCAAGCCAGCTGCAGAGCTGGTGAAGCTGAACCCAACAAGTGAGTATGCTCCTGGCCTGGAGGACACTCTCATCTTGACCATGAAAGGTATTGCTGCAGGCATGCAGAACACTGGTTGA